The following proteins are encoded in a genomic region of Burkholderia gladioli:
- a CDS encoding TRAP transporter large permease subunit: MRALSTSPDPSAAPAAASPDSTAPSAARAGTPLARGLAALLHGIEYFCAAVLAADVAVVFVSVIYRYFLHDPVDWAEEVAGALMIVLVFCGAASVLARSQHVGVDLFRGMLPGRWQATLVQAGHWVIAAVAGNLCVSSVFLLLDSFGQQTPSGLPACINVYPLAAGSAFMTVFGLANALNGPRREVLRSLVLCLAAAGAVFGWNALAPAHAIGPGLLMAAGFVGGLLLGVPIGFVLAFSALLYFLAEPSLPMLVYAQQVMAGTDHFVLLAIPFFVLAGLLMESNGMSSRLIELLLRLFGRVRGGLGLITIIATAFFSGVSGSKLADIAAVGGVVMPAVRQSREDPDEAAALLAASAVMAETIPPCVNMIIMGFVANISIAGLFLAGVVPAAVLAVALAAVTVIAGRRIDLAAALPNPRNWLPLLGGALVALLMITMIGKGVTSGIATSTEVSAFAVVYALLVGWLAFRELNPRLIVRVFVRAASMASSILFIVAAASSVSFALTIEQVPMLVSDSMIAFAHQYGPTMFIILSVLLMIVFGAVLEGAPALIIFGPLLTPIAMQLGINPLHFGTVIVVAMGLGLFAPPIGLGLFATCAITGTEVKAVARPMLKYLVVLCAALVVLILVPSFSLWLPTRLGL; this comes from the coding sequence ATGCGCGCCCTGTCCACCTCGCCCGATCCCTCGGCGGCCCCGGCGGCAGCCTCGCCCGACTCCACCGCGCCGTCCGCCGCCCGGGCCGGCACGCCGCTGGCGCGCGGCCTGGCCGCGCTGCTGCACGGCATCGAGTATTTCTGCGCGGCCGTGCTCGCGGCCGACGTGGCCGTGGTGTTCGTCTCGGTGATCTACCGCTACTTCCTGCACGACCCGGTGGACTGGGCCGAGGAGGTGGCGGGCGCGCTGATGATCGTGCTGGTGTTCTGCGGCGCGGCCAGCGTGCTGGCGCGCAGCCAGCACGTCGGCGTCGACCTGTTCCGCGGCATGCTGCCCGGGCGCTGGCAAGCCACCCTGGTGCAGGCCGGCCACTGGGTGATCGCCGCGGTGGCGGGCAACCTCTGCGTGTCCTCGGTGTTCCTGCTGCTCGACTCCTTCGGCCAGCAGACGCCCAGCGGCCTGCCCGCCTGCATCAACGTCTATCCGCTGGCGGCCGGCAGCGCCTTCATGACCGTGTTCGGCCTGGCCAATGCCCTGAACGGCCCGCGCCGCGAGGTGCTGCGCTCGCTGGTGCTGTGCCTGGCGGCGGCGGGTGCCGTGTTCGGCTGGAACGCGCTCGCGCCGGCCCACGCGATCGGCCCGGGCCTGCTGATGGCGGCGGGCTTTGTGGGCGGCCTGCTGCTGGGCGTGCCGATCGGCTTCGTGCTGGCCTTCTCGGCCCTGCTCTACTTCCTCGCCGAACCCTCGCTGCCGATGCTGGTCTACGCGCAGCAGGTGATGGCGGGCACCGATCACTTCGTGCTGCTGGCGATCCCCTTCTTCGTGCTGGCCGGCCTGCTGATGGAAAGCAACGGCATGTCCTCGCGCCTGATCGAGCTGCTGCTGCGCCTGTTCGGGCGCGTGCGCGGCGGCCTGGGCCTGATCACCATCATCGCCACTGCCTTCTTCTCGGGCGTGTCGGGCTCCAAGCTGGCCGATATCGCCGCGGTGGGCGGCGTGGTGATGCCGGCGGTGCGCCAGAGCCGCGAGGATCCCGACGAGGCCGCGGCCCTGCTGGCCGCCAGCGCGGTAATGGCCGAAACCATCCCGCCCTGCGTGAACATGATCATCATGGGCTTCGTCGCCAATATCTCGATCGCGGGGCTGTTCCTGGCCGGGGTGGTACCGGCCGCGGTGCTGGCCGTCGCGCTGGCCGCGGTGACCGTGATCGCCGGGCGCCGCATCGACCTGGCCGCGGCGCTGCCCAACCCGCGCAACTGGCTGCCGCTGCTGGGCGGCGCGCTGGTGGCCCTGCTGATGATCACCATGATCGGCAAGGGCGTGACCTCGGGCATCGCCACCTCGACGGAAGTCTCGGCCTTCGCGGTGGTGTATGCGCTGCTGGTGGGCTGGCTGGCGTTCCGCGAGCTGAACCCGCGGCTGATCGTGCGCGTGTTCGTGCGCGCCGCCTCGATGGCCAGCAGCATCCTGTTCATCGTGGCGGCGGCTTCCAGCGTGTCCTTCGCGCTGACCATCGAGCAGGTGCCGATGCTGGTGTCCGATTCGATGATCGCCTTCGCGCACCAGTACGGGCCGACCATGTTCATCATTCTGTCGGTACTGCTGATGATCGTGTTCGGCGCGGTGCTGGAAGGCGCGCCGGCGCTGATCATCTTCGGCCCGCTGCTCACCCCGATCGCCATGCAGCTGGGCATCAACCCGCTGCACTTCGGCACCGTGATCGTGGTGGCGATGGGGCTGGGCCTGTTCGCGCCGCCCATCGGCCTGGGCCTGTTCGCGACCTGCGCGATCACCGGCACCGAGGTGAAGGCGGTGGCGCGCCCCATGCTCAAATATCTGGTGGTATTGTGCGCGGCTCTCGTGGTACTGATCCTGGTACCGTCGTTTTCCCTGTGGTTGCCGACCCGGCTCGGCCTGTAG